GTGGATGAGCAATGAGATGGTGGGATGGGTCGAGATCATAAAGGAAGTGGCCACTAGCCACCTAAGAAGCAGACGACACTCTCCAAGGGCCTTCGTATCGTGTTCAACACTCCAACACATATCCAACATGCTCGACACGTTCCAACACGCGGTCAACAAGTGTCGAAAAATCTAACACATGGTCAACTCTCCTTGACATGCTCTAACACCTGAGTTCAAAATTCCAACACACAATTCCGACATGCacatggtcaattttaaaaattttcaatacttgaaaggtcaaaatgtaaatatatgaaaaaatggGCAAGGATCATGGCTAGGGGCTGCTGCCACCACCGTTACAACCATTGGTGGGGGTTGGCAAGGCGAAGTCCTAAGCGACGGAGGTGGGGCAGCCCTCCTCAGCCCAAGCAAGACCATCACCAGCCAACCAAGGGTCGGTGAGGCTCACCCAAATCTAAGTGACGTCGTACCCTTGCTTGGGCCTAGCAAgagtcgccggccctcacctgGGATCTCCTAGGCCTTTCCTAGGGCTAAGGAGGCTTGCCAACCATAGGCAAAGGTCGGTGtcacccagatctgggcgagccttGCTTGGATCAACAAGGCCACCCCCTTTGCCACCTAGTTGCCAGCCCTTGGCAATGGCAATGGCAATGGCGGCATGCCCAATCGCTACAACAACCCtgcctttatttttttctagttttttttagAACTATATtagctttttctgattttgtttcattaaatcttatttaaagaaaaaaagtaataaaaaaatgtcatgtaggataaataaaataatttaaaaataccaCAACACTTGTAGCACACATATCCCTAAATTTAATAGTGAAAtgtggattgcttgtttttgTTCCTCCAAGTTTTACAGATTATTACAATGGAATGCAGTTGAGTTTGTCAAATTAATgttggattaatgtttttattgtaaattAATCATAGGCTCTTTctgttattatttatttatttgtgcatttataaataaaaatatatttaatatataacgtgtcgaattctctattttttttataaatgacgtgtcggcgtgtcatGTCGTATTGTGTCACATGTCACATATCCATGTCGGTGCTATAGGGCTAGCCACTAAGCATCAGCTTGTGTTACACTATTAGGCGTCTTCGAAGAGTTGCTTTGGGGATGAGCCTTTTTTAGGCATAATATGTTCCAATTTCATCTTTCATTGCAAATGTTAGGGATAAGTCCACTAAAAGTATCAAAAGTTGTATACAATGGTCACTttagtcccaaaaaaaaaaaaaaaaatcgaatcacttaagtgccactttataaataaaaaatttaaaaatttaaaaaaaaaatttaaaatttaaaaaaaaaaaattttaaaaaaaaaaaagatcagttAAATGCCAACTTCAATCTGGGTAGCCAAAAATCCGACATGAtcatatttcattaatttctcaGTCCTATGTGGCTCACTGGCATGCCTAGTCAATATATAACCCTTAAACAAtgccatttaaattaaatagtGACTATTTGAGtatcaaattttgtttaaagtgaCCACTTTAGTACCAGTCGTTGttaaaaaacgatcactttaaTACCAAGAACGCCACGTGAACATGCCATGTGGactaaagttttaaaaaaaattgccaagtcatattataatattaattataaATGTTACGTAATCAATTTGGCTGGAATTTATctcttttgacacttaaattattgttttttctcgatttggcacttaagtaagttggcaaaaaattttgacactaaaataaGTCAtatacataacttttggcactttgacactaaaataaGCTCTAcacataacttttggcacttctagtgaAGAAGGTAGCAATAGCCTACCCACCAGTGGGCATCTGAGTTAGTTCGGCTTTAGGCACTTCATCGCAGAGGTCCTAGGGTCGAAACTCCGCAGCTGCTAACACGTCTTAAATGAGGGGCCAAAGTAGTGGAGTCCTGTACTAACTTCTTTCCAGGTATTGACACTTAGTCCAAGGTGCACTGCCCACTTTACGAGCCGTGGGCTGCCCGGTGGGCTCGGTGGATCCTAAgcatcaacaaaagaaaaaaaaaaaaaaaaaggtaccaATAGCCTCTTATTAATGATCTACTTGATATGATTTCATTGGGAGAGTTTCCATCCTCTTCAACAAcaatccttaccaaaaaaaaaaaaacaacaacaacaacaatccttcaatttttttaaggcCTAGGGTTAGGATTACGATTAGTATGAACTGAAGAAGGTAAGTAGAGAGAGATGTAAAATCATTCCACcaacttgaaaagttatttAGGCTTATTACATTTCATTTGATAGCATTTTTCATGTGGAATTTTAGCATTCTACTATGTGATTCTCgattttttcacattttagaGAGAGTAACTTTAGCAAAAGTGCGAGGTTTATGGAAAATTCGATTTATCATTACATTCATTTGTcgtttaaaacaaaaaattagttcgatcaataaaaaaaaatgcatctaGAATATGTGTCATCAAATGTATGTGCACTTTTCTGATTCTTATaggtatttcaatttttttgtttttgttttatttacttacatttcatattttattatttactttttaaatttggtatgaaattttatttaagtAACCCGTTAACGTGAAGAGCTTAGTGTGGGTTAAACAGGTAGTAATTTATTTCCATAGACCAAGTTAAGTATGGATGTGTTTTACATAGACCAAGGCAGGCATGAGCAGCCAAAATCGTATTACataaaaatggatcaaaatgagttaaattAGTCAATTTAGGTTAGACCATTTGTGGATGCTTTAAgatgcgtttggttcagcattttgaaagcccattgggaaaatACAAAGTAGTTTAGCTTAAAGGACTTTAGGCAAATGTAAAGaccgtttggtaaactatgtTTTGAAAAGCAATTTCGAGAAAAATGCtatttggtagaaaacacatttcaaAAGTTCTTtgggtgattaatattagtttttttaattctatttgtttaaaattgaaaaaaaaaataatgtctgcaacattttaaatataaaatttgacaataatacaaagaaaatcaaatacatatatataatttatttattttaaaaagtccAAATCCTtcctcaaaattttttaattgtttcttttttttttggtgaaagctAAGTATATATTGAAGCTTGAACCACTATACAACGAGACTAGCgccaaatttttttagaatttttatttgtttaaaattgaaaaaatattatatgcaactttttaaatataaatttgaaaataatgctaaaaaatcaaatacatatatataattttttttaaaaaggactAAACTCttcattagaatttttaaatttttaattgtttaaaattgaaaaaaaaaataatgtatgcaactttttaaatataaattttaacaataatactaaaaattcgaatacatatataatttttttaaaagatgaaacccctcattagaatttttaaatttttaattgtttaaaattaaaaaaataatttatgcaactttttaaatataaattttgacaataatactttaaaaaatcaaatacatatatattttaaaaaaagaccaaatccttcatcaaaattttttaatttttattttttttaatttgaaaaataatgtatgcgactttttaaatataaatttgaaaataatgctaagaaatcaaatatatatatatatataattttttaattaagaaaaaaagaccaaaccctttgttggaattttttaattttaatttgtttaaaattgaaaaaaataaataatgtatgcaactttttaaatataaaatttgacaattatgctaaaaaaatcaaattgggtTAATTATCACTAATCTTAATCAACGAACACCTAATGGATTAGGAGGTGGCTTGGGATAATCAAATTGCATGACTAAATCCAAAGCCGATCTCAAGGCAAATTGAATGTTGATTTGCTGTAAACTTTGCTAGTCGTTTACTTTAATTGGTAGCGTGCTTTGAATGGTGATGAATGAGTGGGTGAGACCCAACACCTCGAGAGGCGGTTGAGAGCTCGACAATCAAAGGCGAAACAATGGTAGTCCAAGGCAACTCTAGCTTATTATAGCTTAgtttagattagattagttagaCTAGCTTCTCATAAATTGAGGCCTTAATTAGATTAGACTCCAatccattaaaatcaaatagacatagaATCACTTTTAGAATAATGGTTGGTTTAGCTTAGATTAGTCTAATCGTGaataaattagtataattaggcTTGCCCTAGTCTAGCTCAACTTTCAAAATGTCTTTAGTGCCAAGCTCATTGGGGTTACTATCCTGAAGCTTAATAATAAGACCATGTTACATAATTTGCTCGACGCATCATCGAATTTACTTAGAAGTTTTCAAGTACTTGAGTATTTATTTACCGCACTATAATTCAATAGCTTAAGTGCCTACTTTTTTCACACCACTTTTCAATAAATTGGgtgttaatttcttttctaaattaggCTAGATCTAGTTTAAACTTTGATCAAAATAATCATGCAAAAACAATTGTATGAACACTTAACAACTTTGAAAGACCATTAGATCATAATTGGCAAAATCAAGAGTGTCTAAGCACTTAAATTAAACAATCAACTAGTTTGGTACTGAAAAGGTGTTGTTAGTAATATTAGTGTATCAAATccccaaaatctaaaatctctGGTTAcatagggggtgcatgacaactcaaaatttctgttccagaaataatttttcagagaaattcgtttgataaacctattcagtttttctattttcggaatagatttctattctagaaataggtttggaagagaaatcgaagttaaaattttttacttgatttccggaagagaaatcagaaataatttctctcactaaaccctaatttcggtgagtcttccctaggggtgtgcatggtccgggcgggcggttcccgatcTAGAACCGgaaaccgcccgctaaggaccggttccgaaaaattggaaccgggatccacccgtttgttgcatgaatccaccgggaaccggaccaccggtccggtccggttcccgggtggatccatggaaccgatcttgacgcgaaacgattttggttttcaatataGAACGGTCGGATCTATGAGTTGAGAAGGAGGGGAAGAGGTCTATGGTTGGGTTTTCAACGTAGAATGGTCGCGGAACAATTTTCCGCGGCTGTGGTGGGTGGTGGCCGACACGTGGGGGCGAACAACAGCGGTGGAGGAGCAGCAGCGGCGTCGACGCTCAgggaggaatcgaaatggcAATAGGATTAGAaggaaccgaggaagagacaaagagatagagagaaccgaagacgaagggagCGAGGAAATGAGATctaatctagggtttcttttagtaatttttttaatattaaaaggttccggtccggtccgggtgggtgAATCCGCCCATGGAAGGGAACTGAACTAGTACCCACCGGTTCagaaaattggaaccgggaaccgaccggttccctcaagaaccgccgggtccggcggttccggtccggttccgggcggtccagGCGGttccgggtattttgcacacccctagtcttcctcatctcctctacgtctttacctcctcctcttcctccgcttctcctcattttattaaaaataaaaatattcattttattcatttaaataaattatttttatttatcattttatttttagtttattaaaaataaatgtattaaatttattaaaaataatttatttatgataaataaaaataaattatttatgataaataaaaataaattatttttattaaaaataaatttattattatttgccttgagtgttttgccaaatcaaaaaaattttattcattttaaaataaatttattcataaaataaaataaaatagaataaataaaatttatttatttttatatttttattttgaaataaaatgatatttttattttattttttatgatttattttattttattttattcattatttttttgttactaaatcatttttatttttattttttatattaaaggtcatCGGTGTCGCCACCGCCtcgtccgaaaggaagaaattttgtgtcattatcaaacaaatttctatttttgtagtagaaattttgtgtcgttatcaaacggttattttgcttagaaactcttctagaaataaaaataaaaaaatctatttcgtttagaaacaatttctagaacagaatggttgtcatgcgctcATAGGAATTGGAATGATACTCCCAAGTCTCAATTAGTTTCTAACCGATCCCAAAGAGTGTGCAAAAGAACAAGGACCGTCTAGATTGCCGAACTGGAACAAACCACctggaaccggtggttcttgagggaactggTCCAGTTCCCGATTTCAATTTATGGGAACAGGTGGACCGGTCCAATTCCCGGGGCCcatgattaaaataatatattaatttttaatattaaaaaatgaaattacaaattaacaaacccaaatcaaataattaaaaaaattaattaaagtgagAAAAAAAGTCCAAAGCGCACCAAATAGAGAGGCACTGATCTCCAATCAAACCAAATGAAGAGGCGCTAAAGCTAAAAAGTCCAAAGTGCACCTTGACAAAACGTCGGCAAAAAGCAAGCACGTGAAGAAGCAAGGCTgcaggagaaggagaagaagaataggtcaGGCGGCAAAGAACCAGCAATTTGGGTCGAAAACCAAAGTTGTTTCCTGTCAAGATCAGagctttcaagaaaatgatattattattattattattattattattgtgaaGGCCAGGTTATGGATCCATCCAAGAAAGGACCAGGGACCGGAAATCCGATTAAAGTGGATCCCGGCCCAATTTTTCGAAATCGGCCTAAtgccgggcggttcccggttctaggtcgggaacagTTCatccggaccatgcacacccctagtagCTCCtggtaaaaatatttaggtcgTTAAGAATTTAAAGAAATCTCAAGGCAGGCGACGTAATTATATGGGAGAAGCTGCTAGGATGACTGTCCATTGCCAAATGATAGTGGAACGGTCATAGGAGAgccataaatttattttgtggATGACTGTCCATTGCCAAATGATAGTGGAACGGTCATAGGAGAGCCACaaatttattttgtggaaaCCGGTAGACTTCTTAAACTGGTTTCAATTTCAGactctgtttcctttttttcttcttttttttttcttcgagACAAAAATCAGAAGGGAACCACTGAATTAATGTTCttgaatgtgaagaaagagaaaataaattaaatacaaaaatctaaataattataattagaaaaaaaaaatatcacttattaaaaagaaatattaatgtcATCATAAAGatttattaaattcaaaagattaaaaaaaaaaacactcgaAACGTTAACTTTACAATTAATAACAAAATTCATGTGCAAATCAGATCGGCTCCTGTCTACTGGGCTGAAGCGACTCAGCCGATCCCGAGGTTCACGGGAAGTGCCTAACCAATGTTTTGCCCCGACCTGGGTGGTCTCCGTCTCCAACGCATCTCGTCCAAGCTAGGACGTTGATGTTTGTGGAGCTTGTGGGGGAGGTTTTTTGTACGTTACATCGTTCGGTAGCGTGGCCCAGGTTCTTTCGTTTCTCCTCGCTGTGCTCCAAGACAGTATTCCACGTGAAATTGACCCCATAACATGGGGTTCTTTGATTTGCTGCTTTAGTCCGCTCCAGTCTCCATCCGCTCCTTTGCAAAGGATTGATTGAGTGACTATTGGACGGATGAGAATCGTGATTGCGATCGTGTGTCGCTTTCGGGTTATTGATTTGATTCGGGAAGTTTTACCATAAAAATTAATCTTCTTTTGTAGACATGTTAAAAAAGACGATAGTATTTGAGGATATCAGATAGTTGTATTGTGTTAAGATATCtcttaaatctttttcttttttcatgtaaCATTTGGTTTTTAGTTAATGGCGGTGCAGCAAGCCCCTGCTGGAGCACCCTCTCCGTCAGCTGACGTTGTATGTATTATGGTGAGTGTAAAATGGGAATTACACTTGGGTATCATTTCTTCTATGATTTCACCCCGCTTTTTCTTCCCTAAGTTATCTTTCATATTTTATAGGTTCGCATTGCATTTGTTCATCAATATTACCTCATCCTTCACCAATCCCCTGAGCATGTTCATCGATTTTGTCAAGATATCTCTGATTGTGACGCTCCTTTGTGTAATGTGCCTTAAATGTTGTGTTTCATTAGGCAATATGTATATTACTCTGACAGACATTCCAGTTCTCTCTACGTGTTGGTTGAGCCATTGTTGGTGTTTTTCTCCACTAACTACACAGTGAATGCTATTTGTGGATGGTCCGATTAATTAATGGTAGTGTATTGGgtgttatttattttatataactTAAGCCGCTTGGTCTGATCAattaattgttttcttgattCCCAAGTTCAGTTGGCCTAATCGCATGTTTAATTGAGCTTGCATGTGCTTGATTAAATGAATGTTAGGCCTAATTACGAGTATCAGTGCATGTATCCACGGGTTTGATTAGCTTTAACTAGTGATTAGTAAGTTAGTATTCCACTCTGTGAATGCAAGTGAGGGTTAATTATCACTAATCTTAATCAATGAACACCTAGAAAACCTAATGGACTCTAAAGTGGTATTAGATAGTCCTAGGatttataaagtgatgtcaGATAAAGttaatcaagtccccaaatcTAGAATCTCTAGTTACAAAGAGATTAGGACAACACTCCCAAGTCTCaattgatttctagccaacCTCAAAAAACTAGTAGTGGGCCCTAAGAAATATATTTAGATTGTTAAAAATTTAAGACGTTTGCTCTTGAGAGAAAGTCTATGCTCTTGATCAATGAACCTTCTTTAGGGCAATAAAGAAGATAATGCGTTCAAGCACTCTTTTCAATAAATCATCTCTTAAGCAATTACTCCTAAATCTATTTTAAAGTGGCAAAGGTAGGCCGCAACAGCATTCACCCAAAACACGCATTAGATTCATTTCAATATTCATCAATTTAAGGACGAGATGGTATGATTAAATCTCTGATAATTGCCCGTTTTCCCTCCACTCCAGTGGCTTGAATCATGAAGCTTCTTAGCTATATCTTATCACATCGTTGAATTCCCAAGTCCTTCTGCGGATGTTGTGGTTGTGGAGCTTGTGGTGGAGGTTTTTTCTGCGTCACTTCGTACCGCAGGGTGAGCCCgggttcttttgtttccttcgAGCTGTGCTCCAAGATTGATTGAGTGAATATGTGGCGGACGAGGCTTGTGATGGTGACCGTGATCGTGTATCACGACTGGGTTTTCATTGGACGAGGCTCGTGATGGTGACCGTGATTTTTATCATGTTTGGGTTATTAATTCATTTCAAGCAGTTTCACTGCAAAACTTAGTATTTTTATCTAGACATGTTAAAAGATGATAGCACTTAAGTGCATGTCATTTATGTCAATTCCAGATTAAGAATTCATGGGTAAGCCATATATAAAATAAGTGGAATTTAAAATAAGTGTGCttttaaagaaggaaataacACCAAATAAAACATAAATGCACATGTTTCAAATTAAGTTGCAATTTTTATCTATTTGTTGTgatttgaattttgtgaatatCGAGTGAAGTTTATTCAAAcattaaaaataagttattgttcaaatcaattttatctACTTTTGAATTGAATGGATAAATAATGCATTTGTTCGTGTAACTAACAAAGCTATACTTCAAATTAtgagtattatttatttagtaCAATAGATTTCTCTTTCTGacttaatttcaaattaaatgcatTAACTCATATATTTGAACTTCTttatctatctttttttttttttttttggtaaagtctttatccatctttcttcttttcaatttaaaaccAATAAGATAAATAGAAAGAGATGGATGTTTGGGAAAGATAAGaggatatttttcaaaatattttattttatatattttattgatCAAATAAATTTGAAGATGCTTTCTAATTTTTCATTCTTGGATCATTGAATTAGTGATGGACGTTTGGAGATGACAAATTACCAAACTAATGATAATTGAATAAATATGGGCCACATGGCACAATTATTCCGTATGGCATGCACAAATGACAAttacaaagaaaaatttagGTTCCACGTGGCGAGTATGCAAGCGAGCATTCTTTCGATTCTAACATAAGATATATATAATTGCTAGATGAGCCAATTGACACCCACTTTCAGGGACTTTTCTCGGTtgcatttaatattttctaaactACCATGCTAAGCTTGTGataatgaaaatgcaatttcaatttctagatctcaatatatacatatgaacttttcaaaaaaattaaaagacgcATCTCATATTTTACCTAATAACCACTTACATAtgtctttttttgaaattattatatatgtaCCTGACTTTAACTGTGGATATCACTTTACATGTTCTCATTAGTTATTCTTGTGTCcctattataaaaattttgatttgttttacaaaaatacCCCAcccaaaaatcagaatcaattACAAACCGAATCGCTCAAACTCTTAGCAAAATGTTAAAACGAGTTTACAATAAACGACTATTTGCTCTTTTTAATACAAGATTTATTTAGAAATGTGTTAATGGTATATGCAAGAACAGAGATATATAAGTGActcttaaattaaaaatgaggtttttttttttttttttgtatttttctaacCTTTCAATTTGCTGGTCGAAAATGTTTACCCACTCTCAAGGGCgaactttttgtttattttccaATATCCCAATATTTGTCACCTTCAATCCCATCCTACGATCGAGTCGCAAGATCTCTTCCTTTGGgtggtattttctttttttttttttttttttttttttggtcggtcttcCTTTTTATGGTCTTCCTTTGATCGAGTCGCAAGATCTTTTTCAATCCCATCCTAGATAGTACCCACTATCTTAGGTACTATCTGGCAAATTTGCTCTCGTCGTGATGGCCGACAAGTCATAGGATCCGTCctaatcaaaggaaaattgttTGCTCATTTTCTCTTGCCATGACAACATGTGATACGAAATCTATTCATAACCTAACGGTATCTGGCGGAAAAGTTATTGAGCTTCTCATTTCCCAAAAATCTGTCACTATAAATAGGCATGCATGCAACTGCACTAAACATAGATTGTTACCGGCAAATCGCACCATTCCACAATCGATTCTTGCATCCCATGGACATCCCTGACGAAATGCATGTCGTTTTGGCTATAGTTTTTTCCCTTCTAGCGCTCCGCATCGTTAACAAACTTGTCAAATCTGACAACAAAACGGCCACCGGAAGCCGAACCCTGGAACTGCCCGGGGCATGGCCTCTGGTaggccacctccacctcctctgGGGCCCGGGGCCGGCCTTTCGGAAGCTCGGGGCAATGGCCGATGCGCTTGGGCCGGTGTTCTCGCTCCAGCTTGGCGTCCACCGTGTGGTTGTCCTGAGCAGCCGGGAGGCCGCCAGGGAGTGCCTCACCTCAAACGACCGCGCGCTCGCCTCCAGGCCGGACATTGCGGCTGGCCGGCACATGGGCTACAACAGTGCCGTGCTCGGGCTCGCCCCCTACGGCCCCTACCTCCGCCTCGTCCGCAAGATCGCCACCCTCGAGCTCTTCTCGAGCCAGCGCCTCAAGGAGCTGCGCCCGGTTAGGAGCTCCGAGGTCGACGCCCTCACTAAGGAGCTGTGGCATCAACCCGCCAGCAGCGGAGTGGCGATCGGCGAGAAGTTGGAGCACATGACGTTCAACATGAACCTGAGGATAATAACCGGGAACAGGTACAAGGACGAGGAGTTCGAGGAGGTCGGGTCAGACGCGTGGAGGTTCAAGAAAGCGATCAACAAGGCGTTGCATCTTTGCGGGGTGTTCGTGCTCTCGGACGCGATTCCGTGGCTGGAGTGGCTTGATTTTCAGGGGCACGTGAGGTCCATGAAAGAGACGGGCCGTGAGCTAGACTCTGTGCTCGAGAAGTGGCTGCGACAGCACCTTGAGAAGAGGTCAAACAAAGGGATCCATGTTGATGGTGGTGACGCCGATTTCATGGACCTTCTGTTGGAGAGCCTGCCCGAAGACGATGTGGTGTTAGGCCACGAGCGTAAGGACATAATCAAAGCCACAGCTTTGGTAACAATTTCTGCGTTCCATTATCATCATTGTCTATTAAGTTTGAGATTATGCTGCATGAACGAATATATATTTGCTTGATGCAGCCACTCCGGATTTAAAAGTCTACAGTCGCTCCTTTCAACCTGAAAAACTTTTCTGGACCTTGCCTAAGGAAGAAGATTTCTTCAACTTCGGCactcttcatgaaaaatttatttgtttgattCTCCATATACtgaaaataacttttctttCTTAGATTTTATCAGTCGCGTAGACGAAATCTTGTTAACTGGTTTATTCTTGAATTAGCTTGTCAAACATGCATTGAAGATTTACGATCGCATCTATATATGCTTCTCAGTTTACTTCTCCATCAtgacacctctctctctctctctctctctctctctctctctctctctctgcagatCCTGATAATGACTGGGACAGAGAGCACATCCATCACAATGAC
The sequence above is drawn from the Eucalyptus grandis isolate ANBG69807.140 chromosome 11, ASM1654582v1, whole genome shotgun sequence genome and encodes:
- the LOC104425705 gene encoding dimethylnonatriene synthase produces the protein MDIPDEMHVVLAIVFSLLALRIVNKLVKSDNKTATGSRTLELPGAWPLVGHLHLLWGPGPAFRKLGAMADALGPVFSLQLGVHRVVVLSSREAARECLTSNDRALASRPDIAAGRHMGYNSAVLGLAPYGPYLRLVRKIATLELFSSQRLKELRPVRSSEVDALTKELWHQPASSGVAIGEKLEHMTFNMNLRIITGNRYKDEEFEEVGSDAWRFKKAINKALHLCGVFVLSDAIPWLEWLDFQGHVRSMKETGRELDSVLEKWLRQHLEKRSNKGIHVDGGDADFMDLLLESLPEDDVVLGHERKDIIKATALILIMTGTESTSITMTWALSLLLNHPAALKSAQQELDTVIGREKWVQESDISNLKYVQAIVKETLRLYPPAPLTGIREAMEDCYISGCHVPKGTRVLINIWKLQRDPRVWPEPDAFLPERFLEEHKEVDLRAKNFEFIPFSSGRRSCPGATLGLQVVEFTLARILQGFEVTLAEGARVDMEEGPGIALPKVNPLRVALQPRLPLHLFEGL